The Osmerus eperlanus chromosome 20, fOsmEpe2.1, whole genome shotgun sequence DNA segment caaatactgCACTGATACACTTACATGCAAACAAACTCAGACATCCAGTCTCTCAGACACCTGTATGGGGCCATATGGCTAAGGTTGGTGTTGTCTGATCCTGTTTGCTCTGACACAGATTACGGTTGCTCTAGCATCAGCTCTGGTCGTCCTGGTTAAAGAGGAAGTGACTAGATTGCACATAGACAAATGCTAAAcgtaaaacacaaacaaaacgaataatttgtttcactctcactcagtttctttcattctgtctctcttcatccctctctgtctccatctctttcctctcccccactctcttttagcctctttcttcatctttctctctttctctctgtctttctctctctgtgtctctcttgttGTCTCTCGTGCTTGAGCAGGGCTCATGTTTGCATACACGCAGGCCCCGGGGTTGCTATGGAGACATCACCTGAAGATGTCACTTCCTTATCCTCCACCTCCCACAAACAGCTACCTCTTGAATGGAGGGGGGTGATTGGCTGCGTCGAGGGCTCTATCGCCGCTGCGTCCTGTGACTGAGAGCCTATGGCTGTGAACACACCTACAGACCCAGGCACTGTTAGTCCTGCAAAGCCGCTAATGTGACCGTCCCTGGTTCCCAGGACTCTGTGggtggggtctggggggggggggggggggggcagggcataTGTTGTACCAATAGGTGCTGTAATGGGGTCTGCTTCCGCTGGGtcactggtggtggtggtggggggtaacgggaggaggtggggggttcGAAAGACACGAAGTCTGAGCCCATGGGATTAGACCGCTGACGCATGTGGAGGGCTCTGTGGATCCTGGTGGGATATGGGCTGGGGTATGGGttatgtgcagtgtgtgtttatttgtgtgtgtgagagagagagacagagagagcgagagagagcgggagaaagagtgagagagcagaATAGGAAGTACTTAATGCatctattatttattttcgtctcctctcttcctctcatcatATTGCCTGGGTGTCCTGGCAGGTCGACACAATAACAGTCCACCATTTGAGAACTTGATTaaagtgtctgtgtctgtgtgcatgtgtgcatgtgtgcatgtgtgcatgcctgtttcCCTCACCCCATTTTCTGTTCCTAACTCAAACCTTTCCACTCGTTTGTAACAGTCAGTGTGAAAGCTCTGCAATCTTCGACAGTACGACCcaaaaaatgtgtttggatCCAAAACAGGAAGTTTATACTACACAGTGGTGTGTTACTCCACTGGCTAGAAATGCTAAGTGATTGCCAAACAGGACTTAGTTTCCACTGCTGTTGAGACTGAACTCGAATAACCTTCTTATCACCCTCAGTGTAAATGTTGGGATTCTTGTCTCAAAGCTGCTCTGAAATACACACTGTAGGTCTGATCACGATCTGGCTATCTGTCACTCCTTCATAATTGACCTGTCAATTTTTTCCCTCAAGCCCTTATAAAGTGGCCTGGTCTAACTGTGAGGTTGCAGAATTGCTCACAAGCCTATCATTCATCACCTTTGagctccagaccccccccccccccttccctctctctgtgcctggACGTGAGGGCCTTCCTCTGGGTTTGAGCatctctccactccccctccacatccagAGAACCAGGCCTCAAGCCAGCTGCACACTCTAATACCCTCAAGCAGATTAGGCCTTCACTGTtcgctatgcacacacacacacacacgcttaatcATGAtgcactgcaaacacacacatactcacatatTTGAGATACAGAGATTGAAAATGGGAGAGGTTGagatgagggggaaaaaaaatgtTGTGCAACATGCAAAGTTGGAGGAAAGATATGAAGGACAGAGAAAGGCTGAAAGAGTGTGATAGGGAACAGAAGTGAACGGGATACAGGGATTACAACTGTGTGCTCGAGATacggacagagagaaaaggagaggggaaagagttgCCACGTGGACCAGAGTCAAGAAACAGAAGGAtgagaagagaaaggagaaggagggagagagggagggaagggaacagACTGAACTGGCATGCAGAGCCAAATCAATCCTCTTGTTTACTGTGGCTACCCCCGCCACCCCCTctcgccaccacacacacacacacacacacacacacacacacacacacacacacacacacacacacacacactcgctcacacagtCCCCAGCATTGTGTCTAAATAGGCTTTGCTGAGTAATTCTGCTATTATTAGCCCTGCATGCTAACTAATGCTGCAGACAGACGTTCAGGATGGACCCAGCCAGCTTTCACATTAATCCCCAACGCTCTGACACAGGGTATGCACGTGTATATGCAACGATCTGGATCATGTGGGATCAGAGAAGTTCTGGGGTACTCGTGATACATTTGGACCaatcaggacagacagacagacactgtttTGCACAGGTTCAGTCTCTCCATAGCTTCAAACCAGCCACGCTGTGGTTGAATGTTTAGGTCTTTGGCCTTGGTGAAACAACCCCACTAATAAACAAGTTCTCGTGGACATGCTGCCATGATGTGCCTACAGGATAGTTCCTGATCTATCCCATTAAGGCAGAGAGGATATGACAGCACTGCCACCCAGTGGAGGGAAAGGCACACTGCACGTTGCACTGATTTACCtaagagggtggtgggggtgggatgGAGGTTTTGAGAGCCCTTCAGCcaaccagagagaaagagggagaatgatggagggaggcagaaaTGGATTGAAGAGGAGAgtaaaggaaaggaggagggaggggggggaagggtgagGCTCCAGTATTCTCTTTGAAGCTTCCTGTTATTCTCTGAAGAGGGCTGTTGCATAATCTGAGACGAAAAATAGCCGGAGAGATGCGGAACAGCTCTGCTGATGGATACACACTCACTAACGtgtagtgcacacacacacacacacacatatacactcacctgcacatgcacacaagcagCAAACTAGTAGACACAGTaacttgcacacatacacactcacatgtacaAACATTTCCTTGTTTCTAAGTGAATAATAATCCATTTGTGTAATTGGCTTTTGTGAaaaaggaatgtgtgtgtgcgtgtgtgtgtgtgtgcatggctctccctccctttccctctgttctctcttctATCAGAAGAACATGCAGACTAAACACTTGTGGTGGAGCTTGATATTTGTCAGTGCACCACATGACTGTCACAGAATTAGACATGCTCCTTGGTGAACACAAGCACATCATTGAGGTCTGGAGCTTGTCTAATCTATGATTAGATGAAAAATAGTCAATCaaactctatctctctttttccccatctctctctttcctctgctcTGGCTCTCTGTCAATTTTACTGCCTCGTTCTATTTTTCCACAGAAGCTTTCCTGCTCTCTTTGATTGAGTGTCTATTTTTATCTGTCTGAAATCGGTGGTATACTTGTACGAGTACAATACACTCCAGTTCACAAAGGTCTCATCCTTACCttcatttttctttctctctctccaccctcccctctctgtctttctaccctctctctctctctctctctctctctctctctctctctctctctctctctctctctctctctctctctctctctctctctctctctctctctctctctctctctctccctctctccctctccctctctttctctctccctctctccctctccctctccctctctccctctctctctctctctctctctctccctctccctctccctctccctctctccctctcactctccctctccctctctccctctctccctctctccctctctccctctctctccctctcactctctctctctctctccccacctccttctTTCTGTCAGGTCCTAGATGGGCATCCTGGAATCTGGGAATCTTCATCTGCATCCGCTGTGCAGGGATCCACAGGAATCTGGGAGTCCACATCTCCCGGGTCAAATCTGTCAACCTCGACCAGTGGACCCAGGAGCAGATCCAGGTCAACAGCGAGGCTAGACCCAGGGCCAGGCCCAGGCCAGGGCCGTAGCATCATGgtccatgctggggggggggtgatgtttCTGGGTGGTTCTGGCCTGGTTGCAGTGTATtacatctgtctgtgtctgtgtttccagtgtGTCCAGGAGATGGGCAATGCCAAGGCTAGACGGCTCTACGAGGCTTTCCTTCCAGAATGCTTCCAGCGCCCTGAGACAGACCAGTATCCTCATCactttgtgtcagtgtgtgtgtgtcagtgtgtcatcagtgtgtgtgtgtgtgtgtcagtgtcagtgtgtcatcagtgtatgtgtcagtgtgtcatcagtgtgtgtgtgtgtgtgtggacacttgAGACGGCTGCTCTCCTTGACTGAGTCGCGTAGGTCTGCAGAGATCTTCATCAGGGACAAGTACGATAAGAAGAAATACATGGACAAGGTCATCGACATCCAAAGGCTACGGGTAAATGtctagacactcacacacacacagagaacacacacacacacaaagcgtgTGGCTCGGTCGTCCCTGAACCCCTCTTCCCCTGCTCTGTAGAAAGAGAAAAGTTGTGACAACATTCCTAAGGAGCCCGTGGTGTTTGAGAAGATGAAGCCGGTAAGTGTGTCCTGGTTCTGACTCGCAACTTCAGGAATTcttaagcttaatttatacttaggtcgcggacacctttgaaatggtcgccgacgaaaaaaaaaagtgtcgctcaggctgctgcatttatacttcggcaaacagtcgcctgtgctcaaggttcgcgtgacgtaaacagaatcattttaccgttacattcattgctatggttacattgttaacgctttgtagccatGGTGgtcaatcggagaaactgactattttaatttttcactatgtgacgacatcagcgccagtagaaatttctcctggtaggcgacacttctaagcgacggttaaaagtgtcggccgagacgtcatttctgtcggcgaccttttcaaaagtgtctgcgacctaagtataaattgggcttcaGTCATCCAGAGGACACCTAGGACATAACCGTGGGACCTCTGTTCTGTGCTTGACCCCTACAGAAGAGAGACGACTCTCAGCAGATGAAGAACAGCCCCCAGTCCCAGTCCGTCTCTGACCTGCTAGGACTGGGTATGGtagctagtacacacacacgtgtacacgcacagcacacacacatgtacacacacgcacagcacacacacacatgtacacacatgcacgtgtgcgtgcgtgctgacacacacagacattcacagacacgcaaacacacatcccGCTTAGAGCCACTGTGGTTTTTCGTGAAGAGGACTCCGCTAGGTTAGGCAGGTCCATTTTAGAAAGCCTCTGGTGCCACAGCAGTGACTCAGcatccatctgaccctcccttccctccttccctccctccgcctctctcttccctccctccctctctcccttcttccctccctccctcctcccgccggctcgccctccctccgcctctctctcccctcccttccctccctccgcctctccctccctgtctacctccctctttctcctcctcccaccctttctccgcctctccctccctccccctctccccactccccctcctctctcagatGCCCCAGGCCCTGATGCAGCCGTATCTAATGGGTTTGGTGCTCCAGGAGAGAGGCCCAGTCCTGTGGTGGCCAGACCAGCGATGCCCCACTCGCACACCACGGTGGAtctgttcacctcctcctcagcctcctccaccaaCAGCACGGTGAGTGGGACACCCCAGCCCACCCTCCAGCAGCCGGCCGGCTGGCCCCTAAGAAGTACCGGAAACTTCCGGCTAGCCGGTCGACCTGTGTGTTTCAGTTTGTCCCTGGACTCGCGTGTACTCTATACAGCGCTCACTGctattctctctctacctgtcggTCTCTCTTTAccaccacctgtctgtctggatgtgtacttgtctgtctctctcaacctcttcctgtctctctttagctctacctgtctgcctgcctctctatctctgtctctctcgccctctttctctctgtcacaaacacagacattcacACCCTGTCTAATCCCGTCTgctcctgtgtcctctctccagcccatgTGCAGCTCCATGCCCCAGGGCCGTGTGGCAGCATCTGTCCCCGAGAACCTCAGCCTGTTCCTGGACCCAGCACccaggccaggggaggggaCCAAGAAGCTCTCCAAGGACTCCATCCTGTCCCTGTATGCATCCACGCCCTCAGTACACACCAGCAACATGGCCGCCCACggtaaacactgtccctgcaaTCTGCTGAGTGATGTGTGGGTGTCGGTTTGGGTTTTGAAGAGAAAACCATTACGATGTACAGTATTCATCTGTCTTTTACTCCATCCCTTACATTGGTTATTTTTTCATGTTACCTTGCTTGTGTTTCGATGGGTGTTTGACATGTTTTTGTGTTGATTTTATTTTGTCTTTAGCTGGCCTTTACATGAATCACGCCCAAATGGGTTATACCACCTCTCCCTACGGACCGTACCATTCTTTGGCTGcccagagaggggggatgggaggagccATGATGGGCCCTCAAATGTCCCTAATGGGAAGTCAGCAGAACTGCATGATGGGACCCCAACAGAACGGCATCATGGGAGCACAGGGGGTCATGGGGCAGGCCAGTGGGGTCCCTCCTACTTCCTACATGGCAGGAATGCCTCAAGGCATGATGGGAGGTCCGCCCAACGGCATGATGGGACAGCAGCAGAACGGCATGATGGGAGGTCAGCCCAACGGCATGATGGAAGGTCAGCCCAACGGCATGATGGGAGGTCAGCCCATCGGCATGATGGAAGGTCAGCCCAACGGCATGATGGGAGGTCAGCCCAACGGCATGATGGGAGGTCAGCCCAACGGCATGATGGGAGGTCAGCCCAACGGCATGATGGGAGGTCAGCCCAACGGCATGATGGAAGGTCAGCCCAACGGCATGATGGGAGGTCAGCCCAACGGCATGATGGGAGGTCAGCCCAACGGCATGATGGGAGGTCAGCCCAACGGCATGATGGGAGGTCAGCCCAACGGCATGATGGGAGGTCAGCCCAACGGCATGATGGGAGGTCAGCCCAACGGCATGATGGGAGGTCAGCCCAACGGCATGATGGGAGGTCAGCCCAACGGCATGATGGGAGGTCAGCCCAACGGCATGATGGGAGGTCAGCCCAACGGCATGATGGGACAGCAGCAGATGGGAAGTGCAGCCGCCGGGCCCCAACAGGTGTATGGAGCACAGCAGGCTCAGCAGCTGCAGTGGaacatcacccaggtgtgtgtgtgtgtgtctgtgtgtctgtgtgtgtgtgtgtgtctgtgtgtctgtgtgtgtgtgtgtgtctgtgtgtctgtgtgtgtgtgtgtgtctgtgtgtgtgtgtgtgtgtgtgtgtgtgtgtgtgtgtgtgcgtgcagagtTGTTTAGCTATTCTTGACCTGTAGTTGAAGGTTAGGGTTGTAATTACTGTTAGTGTTTGAATTACATGAAAGGGTTGTGTTTAGGACTTAGGGATAGTTTTAGGGTTCAGGTTAAAGTTAGGTCTAGGGTTAGGTTGTGGTTTATGCACATGTGCAAATGTGAAAATGATGCATTAGTCATAATACCGAAAGCAGTACCCAGGAACATGCTTGTGTAACACGCTACATGTGTTCTGTCCCCAGATGACGCAACACATGGCAGGAATGAACTTCTACAGACCCAGCGGCATGGTGGGATACGGCACTCAGCATATGGGAGGAGCAACGACTCCAAGCTCCGCCCACACGATGGGGTCACATGTCTGGAAATGATGTCGACGTAACGGCGGAACGACCAGTGTTGGTGGCCGGGAGATTTCTCTACTGAACTCTATGTGACATTTTCTAAAAGCAGAACagcaagaggagcaggaggagaagatcCCGTAGAGGGGTTTGGAGAcgaccactctctctcctctcccctttctccttcctcttcctctcctttttctccaTAGCCATTTTTGCAGATTTCCATGCTTGCCTTCTAAGACCACTCAGAGAGCAGTTGTCAGATCATCAGGGCGGAGGGCGGAGGCCGACACGTGGGGAACACAGCGTACAGCTCATCTTAttcccagcctgtgtgtgtgcctgtgtgaacaGGGTCATGAAAGGTTCAAACGCCTAGTTGCAAACCACATGTACTTCCTGCATCCCCCCCTGATTCCGACTCCGGATTCCATCGGTATCAGGAAGTATTTTGTCTCTGCAAATCTCAGAACAACAAAACATGTCTGCCACAGTTTGCATTCGTTTTTTTGTTGCCGATAGCAATCATACAATGCATAGATCTGGTCTGTTACTTATGTAACTAGAGACATAGAGCAGCTACAGTACAACAGCTACCTAGATACCCGTGAATTTTATAACAAGGGGTCTTCTATTGAAATCCTTGGAGGGCTCTGGTGAACATGGTAACATCATCAAGGTGTCAAATGACCTTTGAGTAACCTAGCTGTTAGGAAACCAAAGATTCAAAGATAGCTTTACGGTTATTGTACCCCTCCGTGTAATGTGAGTTACATCTATATACGTAGGTATGTTAAGGTCAACATACTAGTAGTGATTAGAAAAAGTGCTGTTCACGTATTCACGATTTTGTTTGAGCAAGTGCAATACATATCCATTGATTTGTAAGAGAAGCGATACGTGCTTCACTTATTTGATAGCATTAACAAGTGTGCTAGCGGTTCTCTTTTTGTGATCAGCTCTGCGTAAGTGCAGAGTGAGTGGTGGAACATATCAATTCATTGTGCTACTTCCTCGAGGGAGCTCAAATGTTAACTTGAGCTTAATTGCATGCAAGTCTTCACTGTCAAATAAAAATAGATTTTTTAAACGCCCCACTGACCTCAAGCTAGAAATTATGAATATGATGTTTAAGGAACGAGAGAAGAGCAGAATTCGTTGCAGGTCAAAGATGTGATTCAGGTGTCATTTGTAATGTAATGGCTCATTGGAACTGCATGTCATGACGGTTTCTCAATGAATGTGACCCTTATGTCAATGAATGTGTACACAAGCATTTGTCTGTGAATAAGTGTGGGTGTCTAAGCGCACCGTTTGAATGTTTCTCTGAATGTATATCTGAATGTTTCCCTGTCTCACTGAATGTGTTCTATACTGattttaaaaatctaatcccACAATGCACCCTTTCTTCCCCCGTTCAACTGAGTCGAATTATGTGTCCTTGAATGCATTGAATGCATTTGTTCTTAACAGTGAATGCATTGAATGCATTTGTTCTTAACAGTGAATGCATTGAATGCATTTGTTCTTAACAGTGAATGCATTGAATGCATTTGTTCTTAACAGTGAATGCATTGAATGCATTTGTTCTTAACAGTGTAATCTGGCTTTCCACGAATATACCATTGTCTGTGTCAGCGTGCTTATTGTCCATGTCTTTAAATGTTCTGGATGTCTGAATGTATTTGTGACTGTACATTTGTCTTGGGGGGGATTCAATTTTGGCTTCTCCCTTTGGCTTACTACAGAGCTGTGAATGTAAACTCACATAGCAAGCAGTAATATGCCTACTGTTGAGACTTCAGGTTGTTTTGTCGGCGTTTACAGTTTTGGCGAGGAACTTTCTACGAATTTAGCAGCAATCAATCAGCTGACTCACttcaatcattcctaagtaggTGCCCTCTCTTACCCCCATGCCACCCCCCGTCATGACTACACAACTTTTTTCTGTGCTTGTTATTATAATCAAGATTGTTATGAGTAATTATGATGCATGAAGGTAATAGTGTAAATAATTTCAAACCATCCCACCTTTCTATGATTTAAGGAACGTGTAGAGTATTGTGTGAATGttaggaaaggaagagagaaacataAACCACGGAGGAGGCAAGAGAAGATGTGGTAGACAGGAGGAGACAAGATGGGTCCTTATCGTTAGGCTATATACCGCTTACTGTTTCTCCTTTGACGATCAGTAATACATCCTTTGTGTCAGACACAGCCACTATAGTACTGGTTCAGCCGTGGTTTTGATACATTACCTGTTTGTCTGCCCAGACTGACAGTCCATTGTAAAACTGGGTTATCTATAGAGACCACATCGCAAAGCAATGAACCTTTAAAAAGCAATGAAACGCCATTCTATTCACGAATGTTTATATCTCCACCTGTAGGTCAGGAGACGCTATAATGTCACAGTTTTGTCCTTTGCAAGAATCTTTGGGTTTGTTTGATATCTTTTTCCCTTTTGCTTGTATACAAAATGAATGTATATTTTATTATGTAGTCGTCATTAATTCAATTAGTGTATTTAGAATGTTTTTCTGTATATTATGTTGTAAAACAATTAATAATATGTATATTATTAGTTCTGTATATTACAATTGCTTTGACATTTTCAAACATCTGTTAGTGTATCAAATGTGTATAACACATCAAAAAATAAAAGCTTGTCTATGTGTGAAAGAAATAAAGATATAGACATGTTTTGTTTAAAATCTGGGTGTGGTCTCTATGGCCTCAACGGACGGTAGCATCTCTCACATAAAAACAGCTTGAGCAGAAAGAAAATTGTGattcaaatcaaactttattgacTTTGCGTCCAGATGGCAAAGGGCATGCAAATACAGGCTTCTGAATCTGACATTTTGTATCTTTTTTTTCCTCGGTTTGGCTCTATTTTCTTACAAAACTACGTGCACTTTAAGTAATCAATTCTGCAGCGTACAAACCACAAAAATACCAGTTTTACATTATCAAATACTGCACATAGAAAACATTTACAAAGCACAGGTATAAAATTACAGCTCCTTTTCTTTGCCATGTACCACATCCTTAAGTCGTTCCGCAATGCTTTGTGATTTCAAACTCACTTCAGACATCTCTTCAAAGAAGACAGAAGCTATGTGATATGCAGAGTTTCTACATGTGAGGAGTCAACTTTCTTCAGTGTCGTGCAACTTTTTCCAGCCTGCCTTCTCACAGAAAGATCTCATCCTATCACTATGGCTAGGCTAGTTCAAAAAGACAACCTTCATCTACCAACACCGCCCCGTCAGTCAGCACAATTAGACCAAGTCAAAGACATCACTTTGCAattttgtgtgtgaatgagccTGTGTGCCTATGTGGGGTTAAAAATAATTGGCTAAAGGTGAtgtcatgtaaatgtaacttcaATTTAATATCTGCATGAAAAGATGTGTGAGGGGCATGCGCTAGAGTTTAGACATGGTTTGGGAAGAGTATTTTGTCAGTTTTCGGTGCGTTAAGGCTTGGTTTGGGGAATAGGAGGTTGTCTTTTAGGGGAGAGAGATACGGTGGACTACATTGCTTTAGCGCTCATCTACAGACAGTGAAGAGGACAAGATAGCCGCTAAGGAACTTGCTGTGACTAACGACCGTTAAAACGTGAATATCAACGAACAGTCTTTAAACATACAGCAGCAAAATTCAAATTTGCTCATTGGACTCAGTgggaaaacaaaaagaaaataatcCTTCTTGACCTGAATGGTGTTTGCTACATTGACAAGCAGCTGTTAAGACTGCAGACGTTTTTTGTTGCTCGTGGAAAACATGGGTTTAAAGTTTTATCATAaaatgtcttcttttttttcaatgCAGTTGTCTCTTGGTCTCCCTTTAAGAAAAACTGCAATATATTCCTGTGAATACCCCTAACATTCCTGTTCTGTTCAGTTCTACAGGGTTTAACAGGGGTACTGGTAATGCTAGTGCAATTGAAACAGTCAGAGGTTACCTTGGTAACTGTGAACCAATGAGACGTAGCCCCAGGCAGACCAGTTCTCTCTCTGAAATCAGGAAATAAATTATTGCCAGTAGAAGTAGGCCTACTCTATTTTGTATGTCTGGAAGGCTAAATTCATGCTTCGCTAGGATACAATTGTTCACAATTCTTGCAAGTCGCAGTCATCCTATAACAGGATACAGAGTATATTTCAAAAGTTGGTTAAATTACATCATAATCATCTTCcttttatcatcatcatcaataaTACGTATACAATAATATTGTCAAAGAAACCATGCGAAAAAGTTGTTCGTTTTCAAAGTACAAAAGTATTACAATTCAGCTAAAGTTAATAGAGGACTTCATTTAGCAATTTAGCTATGAAATTGATGCAGGGAGTTATCATCTTAGACTAATCATGACGATTTAAATAAATGAAATCTGTTTCGCCTGATTGAGTCTCTTCCTCATGTTTAGCTTAGAGAAAACCACAGAGCTGTGTGAGTCAGTTAAATAAAcaacagaagaagaaagaatAATGAAACAGGCATAGCCTTAATCGACACAGAAGTTCCCTTGAAAGATCTGTAATCatttacaaaaaaataaatgACATACGTACATTCACACGCAGATCTGGTCTTACGATTAAGAAATACATTCAGAAAACAGAATACATATACAGAGATATAACATCAGTACAATATTTTCAAGCCCATTACTTTGTTTTCCAAACTTtaaattgtgtgtctgtgctacaATACAGGAGTATGACCCTCCTAAATAAAATAAGGCCTTTGTAAACTGAACAAGCCCTCATTTTCACGAGACTCTACAGGCAGAATCCCAAAGGATCCTCCATCACACATCTGTCTCCTCTAAGACTCATCTCCTTAGAAAAATAAAATCATTTTCAATATTAAATAGATATTGGGTTGATCTGAGACATTATAAAACAGTTTAAACAGAAAAGCGGAAGAGATCCACAATGCTCCAACTACAGATTCTACAGCAGAACAAGCTTGAGGACAGGTTACATCCAAGTGACTAGCCAATAAAATGTCTCAAATGTGGTG contains these protein-coding regions:
- the smap2 gene encoding stromal membrane-associated protein 2 isoform X1; this encodes MMTGKSVKDIDRYQAVLTSLLSLEENKFCADCEAKGPRWASWNLGIFICIRCAGIHRNLGVHISRVKSVNLDQWTQEQIQCVQEMGNAKARRLYEAFLPECFQRPETDQSAEIFIRDKYDKKKYMDKVIDIQRLRKEKSCDNIPKEPVVFEKMKPKRDDSQQMKNSPQSQSVSDLLGLDAPGPDAAVSNGFGAPGERPSPVVARPAMPHSHTTVDLFTSSSASSTNSTPMCSSMPQGRVAASVPENLSLFLDPAPRPGEGTKKLSKDSILSLYASTPSVHTSNMAAHAGLYMNHAQMGYTTSPYGPYHSLAAQRGGMGGAMMGPQMSLMGSQQNCMMGPQQNGIMGAQGVMGQASGVPPTSYMAGMPQGMMGGPPNGMMGQQQNGMMGGQPNGMMGQQQMGSAAAGPQQVYGAQQAQQLQWNITQMTQHMAGMNFYRPSGMVGYGTQHMGGATTPSSAHTMGSHVWK
- the smap2 gene encoding stromal membrane-associated protein 2 isoform X2, with product MMTGKSVKDIDRYQAVLTSLLSLEENKFCADCEAKGPRWASWNLGIFICIRCAGIHRNLGVHISRVKSVNLDQWTQEQIQCVQEMGNAKARRLYEAFLPECFQRPETDQSAEIFIRDKYDKKKYMDKVIDIQRLRKEKSCDNIPKEPVVFEKMKPKRDDSQQMKNSPQSQSVSDLLGLDAPGPDAAVSNGFGAPGERPSPVVARPAMPHSHTTVDLFTSSSASSTNSTPMCSSMPQGRVAASVPENLSLFLDPAPRPGEGTKKLSKDSILSLYASTPSVHTSNMAAHAGLYMNHAQMGYTTSPYGPYHSLAAQRGGMGGAMMGPQMSLMGSQQNCMMGPQQNGIMGAQGVMGQASGVPPTSYMAGMPQGMMGGQPNGMMGGQPNGMMGGQPNGMMGQQQMGSAAAGPQQVYGAQQAQQLQWNITQMTQHMAGMNFYRPSGMVGYGTQHMGGATTPSSAHTMGSHVWK
- the smap2 gene encoding stromal membrane-associated protein 2 isoform X3 is translated as MMTGKSVKDIDRYQAVLTSLLSLEENKFCADCEAKGPRWASWNLGIFICIRCAGIHRNLGVHISRVKSVNLDQWTQEQIQCVQEMGNAKARRLYEAFLPECFQRPETDQSAEIFIRDKYDKKKYMDKVIDIQRLRKEKSCDNIPKEPVVFEKMKPKRDDSQQMKNSPQSQSVSDLLGLDAPGPDAAVSNGFGAPGERPSPVVARPAMPHSHTTVDLFTSSSASSTNSTPMCSSMPQGRVAASVPENLSLFLDPAPRPGEGTKKLSKDSILSLYASTPSVHTSNMAAHAGLYMNHAQMGYTTSPYGPYHSLAAQRGGMGGAMMGPQMSLMGSQQNCMMGPQQNGIMGAQGVMGQASGVPPTSYMAGMPQGMMGGQPNGMMGGQPNGMMGQQQMGSAAAGPQQVYGAQQAQQLQWNITQMTQHMAGMNFYRPSGMVGYGTQHMGGATTPSSAHTMGSHVWK
- the smap2 gene encoding stromal membrane-associated protein 2 isoform X4; protein product: MMTGKSVKDIDRYQAVLTSLLSLEENKFCADCEAKGPRWASWNLGIFICIRCAGIHRNLGVHISRVKSVNLDQWTQEQIQCVQEMGNAKARRLYEAFLPECFQRPETDQSAEIFIRDKYDKKKYMDKVIDIQRLRKEKSCDNIPKEPVVFEKMKPKRDDSQQMKNSPQSQSVSDLLGLDAPGPDAAVSNGFGAPGERPSPVVARPAMPHSHTTVDLFTSSSASSTNSTPMCSSMPQGRVAASVPENLSLFLDPAPRPGEGTKKLSKDSILSLYASTPSVHTSNMAAHAGLYMNHAQMGYTTSPYGPYHSLAAQRGGMGGAMMGPQMSLMGSQQNCMMGPQQNGIMGAQGVMGQASGVPPTSYMAGMPQGMMGGPPNGMMGQQQNGMMGSAAAGPQQVYGAQQAQQLQWNITQMTQHMAGMNFYRPSGMVGYGTQHMGGATTPSSAHTMGSHVWK